From a single Oreochromis niloticus isolate F11D_XX linkage group LG3, O_niloticus_UMD_NMBU, whole genome shotgun sequence genomic region:
- the LOC100692450 gene encoding diamine acetyltransferase 2 isoform X3 — MAFSLRAANLDDCKDIARMIMELAEYENLAEHVKVTQKDLEQDGFSNNPLFHGIIAEVPEQHKTKEGHTKIGYALYFYAYSSWSGRAIYMEELYVMPEFRGKGVGEALMSKVAQLGLAAGCHQLNFTVLNWNKPSVDFYLSQSCFDITARMGYHCLRCEGEALKHLAQL; from the exons ATGGCTTTCTCCCTCCGCGCGGCAAATCTGGACGACTGCAAAGACATCGCGCGGATGATCATG GAACTGGCAGAGTATGAAAACCTGGCAGAGCATGTGAAAGTGACCCAGAAAG ACTTGGAGCAAGATGGCTTTTCCAATAACCCGTTGTTTCATGGGATCATCGCTGAGGTGCCAGAACAGCACAAAACCAAAGAAG gcCACACAAAGATCGGCTATGCACTTTATTTCTATGCTTACAGCTCCTGGTCAGGCAGAGCCATTTATATGGAAGAACTATACGTGATGCCTGAGTTCAGAG GGAAAGGTGTTGGTGAAGCACTAATGAGCAAGGTGGCACAG CTGGGTCTGGCTGCTGGTTGCCACCAGCTCAACTTCACCGTCCTGAACTGGAACAAACCATCTGTGGACTTTTACCTCAGCCAGAGCTGCTTCGACATCACTGCTAGAATGGGCTACCACTGCCTGCGCTGCGAGGGGGAGGCACTGAAGCACCTGGCTCAACTTTAA
- the LOC100692450 gene encoding diamine acetyltransferase 2 isoform X2: protein MAFSLRAANLDDCKDIARMIMELAEYENLAEHVKVTQKDLEQDGFSNNPLFHGIIAEVPEQHKTKEGHTKIGYALYFHAYSSWSGRAIYMEDLYVMPEFRGKGVGKALISKVAQLGLAAGCHQLNFTVLNWNKPSVDFYLSQSCFDITARMGYHCLRCEGEALKHLAQL from the exons ATGGCTTTCTCCCTCCGCGCGGCAAATCTGGACGACTGCAAAGACATCGCGCGGATGATCATG GAACTGGCAGAGTATGAAAACCTGGCAGAGCATGTGAAAGTGACCCAGAAAG ACTTGGAGCAAGATGGCTTTTCCAATAACCCGTTGTTTCATGGGATCATCGCTGAGGTGCCAGAACAGCACAAAACCAAAGAAG ggCACACAAAGATCGGCTATGCGCTTTATTTCCATGCTTACAGCTCCTGGTCAGGCAGAGCCATTTATATGGAGGACTTGTATGTGATGCCTGAGTTCAGAG GGAAAGGCGTTGGTAAAGCACTAATAAGCAAGGTGGCACAG CTGGGTCTGGCTGCTGGTTGCCACCAGCTCAACTTCACCGTCCTGAACTGGAACAAACCATCTGTGGACTTTTACCTCAGCCAGAGCTGCTTCGACATCACTGCTAGAATGGGCTACCACTGCCTGCGCTGCGAGGGGGAGGCACTGAAGCACCTGGCTCAACTTTAA
- the LOC100692450 gene encoding diamine acetyltransferase 2 isoform X1, with amino-acid sequence MAFSLRAANLDDCKDIARMIMELAEYENLAEHVKVTQKDLEQDGFSNNPLFHGIIAEVPEQHKTKEGHTKIGYALYFHAYSSWSGRAIYMEDLYVMPEFRGKGVGKALISKVAQLGLAAGSHQLNFTVLDWNKPSVDFYLSQGCFDITTTMGYHCMRCEGEALKHLAQL; translated from the exons ATGGCTTTCTCCCTCCGCGCGGCAAATCTGGACGACTGCAAAGACATCGCGCGGATGATCATG GAACTGGCAGAGTATGAAAACCTGGCAGAGCATGTGAAAGTGACCCAGAAAG ACTTGGAGCAAGATGGCTTTTCCAATAACCCGTTGTTTCATGGGATCATCGCTGAGGTGCCAGAACAGCACAAAACCAAAGAAG ggCACACAAAGATCGGCTATGCGCTTTATTTCCATGCTTACAGCTCCTGGTCAGGCAGAGCCATTTATATGGAGGACTTGTATGTGATGCCTGAGTTCAGAG GGAAAGGCGTTGGTAAAGCACTAATAAGCAAGGTGGCACAG CTGGGTCTGGCTGCTGGCTCCCACCAGCTCAACTTCACCGTCCTGGACTGGAACAAACCATCTGTGGACTTTTACCTCAGCCAGGGCTGCTTTGATATCACTACTACAATGGGCTACCACTGCATGCGCTGCGAGGGGGAGGCGCTGAAGCACCTGGCTCAACTTTAA